From a single Anomaloglossus baeobatrachus isolate aAnoBae1 chromosome 4, aAnoBae1.hap1, whole genome shotgun sequence genomic region:
- the LOC142301954 gene encoding nodal homolog, with protein MALLSVVFYFLFSMVQAMNSHPEASARVVLPGTNMGLKVSSFLFGKHHSLDIKYPQYMMQLYHTLRKNDTDLANSQRPDYDSVLSLVPKNCTMVNNRVMLSFDMSSVSSSSEVKLAQLRIHIPSFEISHNFNLDIYHSRKANNLFLGSFKINPSNLKESPWQNFDLTKILHYFLQQGQKYIDTVMKTKYVTEGNLDTNLHVVSEDTQHTPNKIYVSMAERVVLVVYTKDKSLDSISGSPSLIKAVESSKHVSLDKGPRLPGIRRHRRNRNENHHLFMNSAQFKPIENGKPLCRRVDMTVDFGEIGWKSWIVYPIKFNAYRCEGACPIPLNETFKPTNHAYMTSVLKVYQPERVECPSCVPIRMSPLSMMYKEGDNIVVKHHEEMVVEECGCS; from the exons ATGGCCTTATTGAGCGTTGTCTTCTACTTCCTATTCTCTATGGTCCAGGCTATGAACAGTCATCCAGAAGCATCGGCCAGGGTTGTTTTACCAGGAACTAACATGGGATTAAAAGTTTCATCCTTCCTTTTTGGAAAGCACCACTCATTGGACATAAAATATCCTCAGTATATGATGCAGCTCTACCATACTCTAAGGAAGAATGACACCGACCTCGCCAACTCACAGCGTCCCGACTATGACTCCGTGCTAAGCCTCGTCCCAAAGA ATTGTACCATGGTCAATAATCGTGTCATGTTGTCTTTCGACATGTCTTCAGTCTCTTCCAGCAGTGAGGTGAAGTTGGCACAACTAAGGATCCATATTCCTTCATTTGAGATATCCCATAATTTTAACCTGGACATTTATCACAGTAGAAAAGCTAACAATCTCTTCCTTGGGTCTTTCAAAATCAATCCATCTAACTTGAAAGAGTCCCCTTGGCAAAATTTTGACCTCACAAAAATTCTTCACTACTTCCTCCAACAAGGACAGAAATACATAGATACGGTCATGAAGACTAAATATGTGACAGAGGGGAACCTGGATACTAACCTACATGTAGTCTCAGAAGATACACAACATACTCCGAATAAAATCTATGTATCCATGGCAGAGAGAGTCGTGCTGGTAGTATATACAAAGGACAAGTCTCTTGACAGCATCTCTGGTTCTCCCAGTCTCATAAAAGCAGTAGAGTCCTCCAAACATGTCTCACTGGACAAAGGCCCAAGACTGCCAGGCATTAGGAGGCATAGAAGAAACAGGAATGAAAACCATCATTTGTTCATGAATAGTGCTCAATTCAAACCTATagaaaatggaaaacccctttgtCGTAGAGTTGACATGACGGTGGACTTTGGTGAAATTGGGTGGAAAAGCTGGATTGTCTACCCTATAAAATTTAATGCCTACAGATGCGAGGGTGCTTGTCCGATCCCACTGAATGAAACCTTCAAGCCAACAAACCATGCTTATATGACG AGCGTGTTGAAGGTCTACCAGCCGGAGAGGGTGGAGTGTCCGTCCTGTGTTCCAATTAGGATGAGCCCATTGTCCATGATGTATAAAGAAGGCGATAACATAGTTGTAAAACATCATGAAGAAATGGTTGTAGAAGAGTGCGGCTGCAGCTAA